CGAACGACCGTCCTCCTCCAGGGGGAGACAGGGACCGGAAAGGGGCTTCTCGCCTACGAGATCTCGCGCGGCGATTCGGCCCCCTTCGTGACGATCAACTGCGCGGATCTCGCCGAAACGATTCTCGAGAGCGAGCTCTTCGGCCACGCGAAGAACGCCTTCACGGGGGCCGGCGCCGCCAAGAAGGGTCTCTTCGAGGTGGCCGACGGGGGGACCGTCTTCATCGACGAGATCGACAAGACGAGCCGGAAGTTCCAGGAAAAGCTCCTCCGCGTCGTCGACCGGAGGGAGTTCAAGCCGGTCGGATCGCCCGAGGCAAGGCACGTCGACTGCCGGATCATCTGCGCCTCCAATCGGGACCTCAAAGAGGAGGTCGAGAAGAAACGATTCTTGAACGATCTTTATTACCGATTGAAAGTAATCTCCGTCCGCCTTCCGGCGCTTCGCGATCGGCCGGAAGACATCCCGATCCTGACGGAGCATTTCCTCGCCAAGTTCTCCCGCGCGATGGGGAAGGAAGGGGTGCGGTTCGCCGAGGAGGCGGTCCGTCTCTTCGTCCACTACCCGTGGCCCGGGAACGTCCGCGATCTCCAGAACGAGGTCGAGCGCGCGGTCGCCCTCGCCTCGAACGGCGAGACGGTCGGGATCGAGTCCCTCTCGGAAGAGCTCGTCGATTTCGCCCGGTCCGGAGAGGCGGAGCGCCCGGCGGGGGAGCGAGGCCTCGCGGAGATGGTGGAGAGCCTCGAAGAACGAGTGATCCGCGAGGCGCTTCGGGAGCACGCCGGGAACAAGTCGCGCGTCGCCCGGCGACTCGGCCTCACGCGCAAGGGACTTCGCAACAAGATCCTCCGGTACGGGATCGAGCCGTAGCAAGCCCCGCGCGGTTCCCGGCGTTGGGGGCGCCCCCTTTTCTCGTCTATACTGATCATCGGGAGCCCGCGAGGAATGAAGAACGGGACGGATCGGGAGTCCGCGCGCTGGCTCGAGCACGACGCGGATGTTCTCCTCGAGGTGACGGCGCTCTCGCGGGAGCGTCTCTTCGCTCTCGCGGCGGAGACGCTCGCGCGCTCGATGCTCGACGAGGATCCGCCCTCGGGGTCGAGCCGGCGCACGGTTCGCCTCGCGGGGGACGATCCGGAGGCGCTCCTCGTCTCCTGGTTGAACGAGGTGATCTATCTCGTGACCGGCCGCGTGTTCTTTCCATCGGCCGTCCGACGCGTCGCGATCTCCGAGGGGGCGATGACCGCGGAGATCGGGGGGATCGAGGGAGGCCCCCGCTTTCCTTCGCTCGCGCGCGAGGTGAAGGCGGCGACCTTTCACGGCCTCGAGATCGTCGAGAAGAGCGGGACATGGCGGGCTGTGATTTTATTTGATGTGTGAGGGATTCGAATGGCCGAGCTGATTCCGAGCGGAGCGTACCGTTGGCGCCTGGAGAAGAAGGGCGGGATGCGGGTTCCGGGAGTGATCTACGCCGACCGCGGGGCTCTCGAAAAAATCCGGAAGGACCGGAGCCTCGAGCAGGTCGCCAACGTAGCGCACCTTCCCGGCATCATCGAGCGCTCGCTCGCGATGCCGGACATCCACTGGGGGTACGGCTTTCCGATCGGCGGCGTGGCGGCGATGGACCTCGACGAGGGGGTCATCTCGCCGGGGGGCGTCGGCTACGACATCAACTGCGGGGTTCGTCTCGCACTCGTCAATCTCGATCGCGAGGAGGTCGCGCCGCACGCGGACGCCCTCGCGTCGGCGCTTTTCGCGCGCGTTCCCTGCGGCGTCGGCGGCGGAGGGGACCTCAGGCTGAACAATAAGGAGATGGCGGCGGTGCTGCGCGAAGGAGCCCGCTGGACGGCGGCGCGGGGGGCAGGGCGTGCGGAAGACATCGAGAGGACCGAGGAGAGCGGCTGCCTATCGCTCGCCGACCCGGACGCCGTGAGCGAGCGCGCGATCGAGCGGGGGCGCGACCAGGTGGGAACGCTCGGCTCGGGCAACCACTTTCTCGAGGTCGGTTACGTCGAGACGGTTTACGAGCCGGAGGTCGCCGAGGTCTTCGGTCTCCGCGAGGGGGGGGGGACCCTTCTCATCCATTGCGGATCGCGCGGCCTGGGGCACCAGGTGGCGACCGATTTCCTCCAAGCGATGCAGAAGCCGGGGCGGGAGAAGATCGCGATTCCGGATCGCCAGCTCGCCTGCGTGCCGATTCGGTCCTCGACCGGCGGGCGCTATCTGGCCGCGATGTCGGCGGCCGCGAACTTCGCCTGGGCGAATCGGCAGTATCTTCTCCACCTCTCGCGCGAGGTTTTCGCGCGGCTCTTCCCGGGATCCGATCTTCGTCTTCTTTACGACGTATCCCATAACATCGCGAAGATTGAGACCCATAGGGTCGGACGGGATGAGCGACGTCTCTGCGTGCACCGGAAGGGGGCGACTCGCTCCTTCCCCGCGGGGCACCCCGACGTCCCGGAAGCCTTCCGCCGCGTCGGGCAGCCGGTGCTCATCCCGGGCGACATGCGGTCGGGGTCGTATGTTCTGGTCGGCACCGAGAAGGCGATGGAGGAAACGTTCGGCAGCACGTGCCACGGAGCGGGGCGTCTGAAAAGCCGCTCCGAGGCGAAGCGAGTGGTGCGTCTCGGCGATCTGGAGAGAAGCTTGGAGGAGGAAGGGATCCGTTTCCGCGCGCGGTCGAGGGGCACGCTTGTCGAGGAGGCGCCCGAGGCGTACAAGGAGATCGACGAGGTGGTGAACGTGGTGCACGGCGCGGGTCTTTCCAGGAAGGTGGCGCGCCTTCGCCCCCTCGCGGTCATCAAGG
This portion of the Candidatus Eisenbacteria bacterium genome encodes:
- a CDS encoding archease, whose amino-acid sequence is MKNGTDRESARWLEHDADVLLEVTALSRERLFALAAETLARSMLDEDPPSGSSRRTVRLAGDDPEALLVSWLNEVIYLVTGRVFFPSAVRRVAISEGAMTAEIGGIEGGPRFPSLAREVKAATFHGLEIVEKSGTWRAVILFDV
- a CDS encoding RtcB family protein, with amino-acid sequence MAELIPSGAYRWRLEKKGGMRVPGVIYADRGALEKIRKDRSLEQVANVAHLPGIIERSLAMPDIHWGYGFPIGGVAAMDLDEGVISPGGVGYDINCGVRLALVNLDREEVAPHADALASALFARVPCGVGGGGDLRLNNKEMAAVLREGARWTAARGAGRAEDIERTEESGCLSLADPDAVSERAIERGRDQVGTLGSGNHFLEVGYVETVYEPEVAEVFGLREGGGTLLIHCGSRGLGHQVATDFLQAMQKPGREKIAIPDRQLACVPIRSSTGGRYLAAMSAAANFAWANRQYLLHLSREVFARLFPGSDLRLLYDVSHNIAKIETHRVGRDERRLCVHRKGATRSFPAGHPDVPEAFRRVGQPVLIPGDMRSGSYVLVGTEKAMEETFGSTCHGAGRLKSRSEAKRVVRLGDLERSLEEEGIRFRARSRGTLVEEAPEAYKEIDEVVNVVHGAGLSRKVARLRPLAVIKG